A window of Christiangramia forsetii KT0803 contains these coding sequences:
- a CDS encoding helix-turn-helix domain-containing protein has protein sequence MKSIQIRSIPVREVIADFANAFDTTYKENCREYWLNIPAHLGEGTIKGFEFSGGISILNYDCKFKEDTEIAFIVDDIHPLKFLYSLEGSMDHRFENEEECHTIEQYQNVIVASSGKKGHVLTFARNSKTCMNSLEINRSKFYAHMECELKDLEDDLAKIFRDIWALESFYYKGYYSLQISELWEMSLLLKHKNFVRKVAMEGIAYQMLAEEILQYQDGLKKDDDGTKGILTRIEVKLINDAATHIKTELGDLGTIEDIARKFGLNVNKLQDGFKRIYKLTVNSYIHKIRLDLAIYLLTNSDHNMSEIVEKIGLNSKSYFSKIFKESYGLSPSQFRRNNHKKNIETEV, from the coding sequence ATGAAATCAATCCAAATTCGTTCCATTCCGGTACGTGAAGTAATTGCTGATTTTGCTAATGCTTTTGATACCACCTATAAGGAAAACTGCCGTGAATACTGGTTGAATATACCTGCGCACCTTGGTGAAGGAACTATAAAGGGATTTGAATTTTCAGGAGGGATAAGCATTCTAAATTACGATTGTAAGTTTAAAGAAGATACTGAGATTGCTTTTATTGTTGATGATATACATCCATTAAAGTTTTTATATAGCCTCGAAGGCAGCATGGATCATCGTTTTGAAAATGAAGAAGAATGTCATACTATAGAACAATATCAAAATGTGATTGTAGCCAGCAGCGGTAAAAAAGGTCATGTGCTTACATTCGCCAGGAATTCAAAAACGTGCATGAATAGCCTGGAAATTAACCGATCTAAATTCTATGCTCATATGGAGTGTGAACTAAAAGATTTAGAAGATGATTTAGCCAAGATTTTCAGAGATATTTGGGCTTTAGAATCTTTTTATTATAAAGGTTATTACAGCCTTCAAATTTCTGAGCTATGGGAAATGAGTTTACTTTTAAAGCATAAAAATTTTGTACGGAAAGTTGCCATGGAAGGGATTGCCTACCAGATGCTTGCAGAAGAAATTTTGCAATATCAGGATGGGCTCAAAAAAGATGACGATGGTACTAAAGGTATACTTACAAGGATAGAAGTCAAATTAATTAATGATGCCGCTACTCATATAAAAACCGAACTTGGCGATTTAGGAACTATAGAAGATATTGCCCGGAAGTTTGGCTTAAATGTAAATAAACTCCAGGATGGTTTTAAAAGGATATACAAATTAACTGTAAACAGCTACATACATAAGATTCGGCTGGACCTGGCTATTTACTTACTCACAAATTCAGATCATAACATGTCTGAAATTGTGGAGAAAATTGGCCTGAATAGTAAAAGTTACTTCTCGAAAATTTTTAAGGAATCTTATGGATTATCACCTTCTCAATTCAGAAGGAATAATCATAAGAAAAATATAGAGACCGAGGTTTAA
- a CDS encoding helix-turn-helix domain-containing protein translates to MKLIQVNSLPLEQVIENIASVLQVDYQENCNEFFITIPPDLGEGFIRGISFKSGLGLMQYDCTFKEDVEIQFIVNRVHPLKFLSTLKGSLGHRFENQQDYHEIQQYQCAIVASNNHHGHILYFKANVSTSFNSLEVARKDFLDRKECELKKLSNGLEDLFHDVEATHSFYHEGFYSLQIADIFQEIRDMNEKDFLKNLFLEGKIYQALYQHILQYQDDITDESNKYLLRRSEINLIKKAADIIDNEITNTGTIESIARRVGLNGNKLQTGFKKLYKATVNGYIQQKRLNIAKSLLRSTDLNISEIVDQIGLNSKSYFSRIFKEKYGLSPSKFRSKHLSKN, encoded by the coding sequence TTGAAATTAATACAAGTTAATTCGCTTCCTCTAGAACAAGTTATCGAGAATATAGCTAGCGTCCTACAAGTTGACTACCAGGAAAATTGCAATGAATTTTTTATAACTATACCTCCAGATTTAGGAGAAGGTTTTATTAGGGGAATTAGCTTTAAAAGTGGACTTGGCCTGATGCAATATGACTGTACTTTTAAAGAAGATGTAGAAATCCAATTTATAGTAAATAGGGTTCATCCATTAAAATTTCTCTCCACTCTTAAAGGAAGTTTGGGACATCGTTTTGAGAATCAGCAGGACTATCATGAAATTCAGCAATATCAATGTGCTATTGTTGCCAGTAACAATCATCACGGTCATATCTTGTATTTTAAGGCTAATGTTAGCACTAGTTTTAATAGTCTCGAAGTTGCTCGAAAAGATTTTTTAGATAGAAAGGAATGTGAACTCAAAAAGCTTTCTAATGGATTGGAAGATCTGTTTCATGATGTTGAAGCCACACATTCATTCTATCACGAGGGATTTTATAGCCTTCAAATTGCCGATATATTCCAGGAAATAAGGGATATGAATGAAAAAGACTTTCTAAAAAACCTCTTTTTAGAAGGGAAAATTTATCAGGCGCTTTACCAGCATATACTTCAATACCAGGATGACATTACAGATGAAAGCAACAAGTATTTGCTAAGGAGATCTGAAATTAATCTTATTAAAAAGGCGGCAGATATCATTGATAACGAAATTACTAATACCGGAACTATAGAAAGTATTGCCAGAAGGGTGGGTTTAAATGGAAATAAACTACAAACAGGATTTAAAAAATTATACAAAGCAACGGTGAACGGCTATATACAACAAAAGCGTTTAAATATTGCTAAAAGCCTTTTGAGGAGTACAGATCTTAATATCTCTGAAATTGTGGATCAAATTGGATTAAACAGTAAAAGTTATTTTTCGAGAATATTCAAGGAAAAGTATGGATTATCCCCTTCAAAATTCAGGTCTAAACATTTATCGAAAAACTAA
- the lpdA gene encoding dihydrolipoyl dehydrogenase, with protein MSKNEKKELIIIGAGPGGYAAAFRAADLGLKVTLIDPEANPGGVCLYRGCIPSKALLHIAKVKQEAMQAAEWGIEFESPKIDLKKLQKWKDSVVEKLTDGLGQLSKSKKIDYIKGTAEFISDKKIKVNPVEEDPYELEFENLILSTGSVNVSLPGIEIDHKKVIDSKDALDLNKIPKSMLVIGGGYIGLELGSVYAALGSKVSVAEMTSGFLPGADRDLVNVFEKEHPFEALYFDTKVEKASVTKNKVKATLKGKDDKTKEKTFDQILVAVGRKPNTKTLALNMANIEPDENGFLKVNRQRQTKKKNIYAIGDLTGEPLLAHKATYEGKVAVETIAGEKGAAYDPKSIPAIVFTNPQMAWCGLTQEEAKKNNIEIKVLKFPWSASGRAVAVGNPNGVTRLIVDKKTGRILGGGVAGKNAGSLISEISLAIEMAATAEDIALSIHPHPTLSETIMEAAEIFSGSPTHISKNSSE; from the coding sequence ATGTCTAAGAATGAGAAAAAAGAACTTATCATCATCGGAGCCGGTCCCGGGGGTTATGCCGCCGCTTTTCGTGCTGCCGATCTTGGTTTAAAAGTGACCCTGATAGATCCAGAAGCCAATCCCGGTGGGGTTTGCCTTTATCGCGGTTGTATCCCTTCCAAAGCCTTGCTGCATATAGCAAAAGTAAAACAGGAAGCTATGCAAGCAGCCGAATGGGGAATCGAGTTTGAAAGTCCGAAGATCGATCTTAAAAAACTTCAGAAATGGAAAGATTCAGTGGTGGAAAAACTTACCGACGGACTTGGTCAGCTTTCAAAAAGTAAAAAAATCGATTACATCAAAGGAACTGCTGAATTCATTTCCGATAAAAAAATAAAAGTAAACCCGGTAGAAGAAGATCCTTACGAACTAGAATTTGAAAATCTTATTCTGTCCACCGGTTCTGTGAACGTTTCCCTGCCCGGAATAGAGATTGATCACAAGAAAGTAATTGATTCTAAAGATGCGCTGGATTTAAACAAGATCCCCAAATCTATGCTGGTGATCGGCGGTGGTTATATTGGCCTGGAACTGGGCAGTGTATATGCCGCTTTAGGTTCAAAAGTATCTGTGGCTGAAATGACTTCAGGATTCCTTCCGGGCGCAGACAGGGATCTTGTAAATGTATTTGAAAAAGAACATCCTTTTGAAGCACTTTATTTTGATACCAAAGTAGAAAAGGCTTCGGTTACTAAAAATAAGGTAAAAGCAACCTTGAAAGGCAAAGATGATAAAACCAAAGAAAAAACTTTTGATCAGATATTAGTTGCCGTGGGGCGTAAACCAAATACAAAAACTCTGGCGCTAAATATGGCAAATATCGAGCCGGACGAGAATGGCTTTCTTAAAGTAAACCGACAAAGGCAAACGAAAAAAAAGAATATTTATGCCATTGGTGATCTTACCGGCGAACCTTTACTCGCTCATAAAGCAACTTATGAAGGCAAGGTTGCTGTAGAGACCATTGCCGGGGAAAAAGGCGCGGCTTATGATCCAAAATCTATTCCGGCGATCGTGTTTACCAATCCGCAGATGGCCTGGTGCGGACTCACCCAGGAGGAAGCCAAGAAAAATAACATTGAAATTAAAGTCCTAAAATTTCCCTGGAGCGCTTCTGGTCGTGCTGTAGCAGTAGGTAACCCGAATGGAGTTACCAGGCTTATTGTTGATAAAAAAACCGGAAGGATCCTGGGTGGCGGGGTAGCGGGAAAAAATGCCGGTTCGTTAATATCAGAAATCTCCCTGGCCATAGAAATGGCAGCAACGGCAGAAGATATTGCGTTAAGCATTCATCCGCATCCTACACTTTCAGAAACAATTATGGAAGCTGCGGAAATATTTTCAGGCAGTCCTACGCATATATCTAAAAACTCTTCAGAATAA
- a CDS encoding 2-oxo acid dehydrogenase subunit E2 produces the protein MAKEIKIPQIAEGVESATVTEVLVKEGDSIEKDQSIIAVESDKASVEIPSPQAGTVKSISVSEGDEVEVGDVILELEEGDAEEDPEEDKEEESEKDNESEKDEDSEKEDSEKENSEEEEKEDKSKKDKKSTSEEEDSGSSEEKEKASENKEEDAADEDGEDSETKKNKKDQDNDSEDKKDSKGKKSKKDQEDDSEDSEKDDSKDSEKEKTSRTEDVAAAPGVRRFARELGVDISEVKGSGEAGRISKEDVKAHNKGSNSQQGKTSNDLSLPDFSKWGETERKAISGIRKATAKNTSAAWSTIPHVFQFDEADISDIEERMEKLQEKADGNLTITAILAKISASALRQFPKFNASIDMENEEMILKKYVNIGIAVDTEKGLLVPVVRNADQKTIIEISTEITELAEKARNVKLSAEEMKGGNFTISNLGGIGGTNFTPIVYHPQVAILGVSRAKKQPVYKDDDTFEARDILPLSLSYDHRIIDGAEGVRFLHWISRALEDPYEALLGA, from the coding sequence ATGGCTAAAGAAATAAAGATCCCACAGATCGCAGAAGGAGTAGAATCGGCTACCGTGACCGAAGTGCTGGTTAAAGAAGGAGACAGCATAGAAAAAGACCAGTCGATCATCGCGGTTGAATCAGATAAAGCTTCAGTGGAAATTCCCAGTCCGCAGGCGGGAACTGTAAAATCCATTTCGGTAAGTGAAGGGGATGAAGTAGAAGTGGGTGACGTGATCCTGGAGTTGGAAGAAGGGGACGCTGAGGAGGATCCTGAAGAAGATAAAGAGGAAGAGAGCGAGAAAGATAACGAGTCTGAAAAGGATGAGGATTCAGAAAAAGAGGATTCAGAAAAAGAGAATTCTGAGGAAGAAGAAAAAGAGGATAAGAGTAAAAAAGATAAAAAAAGCACATCAGAAGAAGAGGATTCAGGCAGTTCTGAAGAAAAAGAAAAAGCTTCTGAAAATAAGGAAGAAGATGCTGCTGATGAAGATGGCGAGGATTCTGAAACAAAAAAGAATAAAAAAGATCAGGATAACGACTCTGAAGATAAGAAGGATTCCAAAGGAAAAAAGAGTAAAAAAGATCAGGAAGATGATTCCGAAGATTCTGAAAAAGATGATTCCAAAGATTCTGAAAAAGAAAAAACTTCGAGAACGGAAGATGTAGCGGCGGCGCCGGGGGTTCGGAGATTTGCCCGGGAACTTGGTGTTGATATTAGTGAAGTAAAAGGCAGCGGCGAAGCTGGTAGAATCAGCAAAGAAGATGTGAAGGCTCATAATAAGGGAAGTAATAGCCAGCAAGGAAAAACTTCCAATGATCTATCGCTTCCGGATTTCAGCAAATGGGGAGAAACCGAACGAAAAGCAATTTCGGGGATCAGGAAAGCGACGGCAAAGAATACTTCGGCGGCGTGGAGCACTATTCCGCATGTATTTCAGTTTGACGAAGCCGATATTTCAGACATTGAAGAGCGTATGGAGAAACTTCAGGAAAAAGCTGATGGAAATCTTACCATTACTGCTATTCTCGCTAAGATATCGGCCAGCGCTTTAAGACAGTTCCCTAAATTCAACGCCAGTATCGACATGGAAAACGAGGAAATGATCCTTAAGAAATATGTGAATATCGGGATCGCGGTAGATACTGAAAAAGGCCTGCTGGTGCCTGTAGTTAGAAATGCAGATCAAAAAACAATTATCGAGATCTCTACTGAAATCACTGAATTAGCGGAGAAAGCCCGGAACGTGAAACTCAGCGCCGAAGAAATGAAGGGTGGAAACTTCACCATTTCCAATCTTGGGGGAATTGGTGGTACTAATTTCACTCCTATTGTTTATCATCCGCAGGTAGCTATTCTCGGGGTCTCCAGGGCGAAGAAACAACCGGTGTATAAAGATGATGATACTTTTGAAGCACGGGATATTCTCCCGTTGAGCCTTTCTTACGATCATAGAATTATTGATGGTGCAGAAGGTGTGCGATTCCTGCATTGGATTTCCCGTGCGCTTGAAGATCCTTACGAAGCTTTATTGGGAGCTTAA